The following are encoded together in the Euwallacea fornicatus isolate EFF26 chromosome 11, ASM4011564v1, whole genome shotgun sequence genome:
- the LOC136342154 gene encoding odorant receptor 22c-like: MTHAIMSSLLTFKHLMFMAPNITTLLKMVTEDEFVEAKENLKIREMVMWHKKFVWRTNIFFIVTTYVVVYCLTPQEVILEYLASRQSSSNETELPERLILFWVPFDKQKYFYPTMVYQLYLLFQIGAQNYASLGLQITLITYIILKFKILRHLIRNFNKDSTSEADILRVLGQLSHKHQIIIDFVQKMHTSFKLVLLIEYSASSLILASATIQIIQGNKVAFFLFYECLFMFQLFLLSWKSEQIKTQSLMVGTTLYESDWYLYNTKVRRIVLFMMLRSNKALTLNIGPFGPNTMEAAMTRVKLGYSYVTLMSS, from the exons ATGACTCACGCAATCATGAGCAGCTTACTCACGTTCAAGCATTTGATGTTTATGGCTCCCAATATCACTACACTTCTGAAAATGGTGACTGAAGATGAGTTTGTAGAGGCTAAGGAAAACTTGAAGATTAGGGAAATGGTGATGTGGCACAAGAAGTTTGTTTGGAGGACGAATATCTTCTTCATTGTGACCACTTACGTTGTGGTGTACTGCCTTACCCCCCAAGAAG TTATCTTAGAGTATTTAGCATCTCGCCAATCCTCCTCCAACGAAACAGAACTCCCTGAAcgtttgatactcttttgggTTCCCTTTGACAAGCAGAAGTACTTTTATCCAACAATGGTGTACCAATTATACCTACTTTTCCAAATAGGGGCTCAAAATTACGCCTCCCTAGGATTACAAATCACCTTAATCACCTACATcattctaaaattcaaaatattgcgGCATTTGATCAGAAACTTCAACAAGGATTCCACCTCAGAGGCGGACATCTTGAGGGTTTTAGGTCAGCTCTCTCACAAGCATCAGATTATCATTGATTTTGTTCAGAAGATGCacacgagcttcaaacttgtGCTTTTAATTGAATACAGTGCTTCGTCATTAATTTTAGCGTCTGCGACCATTCAGATAATACAG GGCAACAAAGTGGCCTTCTTCCTTTTCTATGAATGCTTATTCATGTTCCAGTTGTTTCTGCTTTCGTGGAAATCAGAACAGATAAAAACCCAAAGTCTGATGGTCGGTACCACTCTCTACGAGAGCGACTGGTACCTTTATAATACCAAAGTGAGGCGCATCGTCCTTTTCATGATGCTCAGATCAAACAAAGCGCTGACTTTGAATATTGGGCCCTTCGGGCCGAACACTATGGAGGCAGCTATGACT AGGGTCAAACTCGGCTACTCGTACGTCACACTGATGTCGTCTTAA